The Myxococcota bacterium genome contains a region encoding:
- a CDS encoding vWA domain-containing protein gives MRLNQVNFTAILRRVPRLSRQILLCALGTALAAPVARAEQVYLEIDAPHSGDLVNEPIALVEVRGWAGTGLRGKHDVVIVIDRSGSTFRASGVDVDGDGVIGRTYPGDPPEEIVLWTSDFGDTIVSAETLAARRLVERLDPETTRMGIITFGGNAKLEAPVGASREQLLAALDGLQPRANPNGTNMYGAIETAIDALEAAPKEPGEPPRQREILLLSDGMPTSPPEPRNAAQIISVHAARNAAQAHARIYAYALGPTAAAAHDSFQEIVAANGGELTVLDSPADIVEFVPYLSLTSIAKVSLENTTLGESGRAVRLFPDGSFDGFAPLQPGRNELRFTATSQAGTLATTTRWLTFDKALPDAEKLARFKKLLEVRAIETELAEKAQAKREEQRRKSLEVRPDSRPDPRPDPAD, from the coding sequence ATGAGGTTGAACCAGGTGAACTTCACGGCGATCCTCCGACGCGTGCCGCGCCTCTCCAGGCAGATCTTACTGTGCGCACTGGGTACGGCGCTCGCAGCCCCGGTCGCGCGCGCCGAGCAGGTCTACCTGGAGATCGACGCGCCCCACTCGGGCGACCTGGTGAACGAGCCCATCGCCCTGGTCGAGGTGCGGGGCTGGGCCGGCACGGGCCTGCGCGGCAAGCACGACGTGGTGATCGTGATCGACCGTTCAGGGAGCACCTTCCGGGCGAGCGGGGTCGACGTGGACGGCGATGGGGTGATCGGCCGCACCTACCCGGGAGACCCCCCGGAAGAGATCGTGTTGTGGACCTCGGACTTCGGAGACACGATCGTCTCGGCCGAGACGCTGGCCGCGCGCCGGCTCGTGGAGCGGCTCGACCCCGAGACCACGCGCATGGGCATCATCACCTTCGGCGGCAACGCCAAGCTCGAGGCCCCGGTCGGCGCGAGCCGCGAGCAGCTCCTGGCGGCGCTCGACGGGCTCCAACCGCGCGCCAACCCGAACGGCACCAACATGTACGGCGCGATCGAGACCGCGATCGACGCGCTCGAGGCGGCGCCCAAGGAGCCGGGTGAGCCGCCGCGCCAGCGCGAGATACTCCTGCTCTCGGACGGCATGCCGACCTCGCCGCCCGAGCCGCGCAACGCCGCGCAGATCATCTCGGTGCACGCGGCGCGCAACGCCGCCCAGGCGCACGCGCGCATCTACGCCTACGCGCTGGGGCCGACCGCCGCCGCCGCGCACGACAGCTTCCAGGAGATCGTGGCCGCCAACGGCGGCGAGCTCACCGTGCTCGACTCACCGGCCGACATCGTCGAGTTCGTGCCCTACCTGTCGCTCACCAGCATCGCGAAGGTGAGCCTCGAGAACACCACGCTCGGCGAGTCGGGCCGCGCCGTGCGCCTGTTTCCCGACGGCAGCTTCGACGGCTTCGCGCCGCTCCAGCCCGGCCGCAACGAGCTGCGCTTCACCGCGACCTCGCAGGCCGGCACGCTCGCCACCACCACGCGCTGGCTGACCTTCGACAAGGCGCTGCCCGACGCCGAGAAGCTGGCGCGCTTCAAGAAGCTGCTCGAGGTGCGCGCGATCGAGACCGAGCTGGCCGAGAAGGCGCAGGCCAAGCGCGAGGAGCAGCGCAGGAAGTCGCTCGAGGTGCGGCCCGACTCGCGGCCCGATCCGCGGCCGGACCCCGCGGACTGA
- a CDS encoding phosphatidylserine/phosphatidylglycerophosphate/cardiolipin synthase family protein encodes MERHGDYLPFVSSGSYPIRGGNAVRPLVDGGPAFARICEAIENARKSVWVTVAFHRMEFAMPDGHGSLFDVLDRAQARGLDVRALFWRHPQLEQISPGSHFAGTEADREFLRRRGSRFLARWDRAHGRYCQHQKSWLVDAGQASEIAFVGGINLHNSSVVAPGHAPRAGGSTHDVYVEVRGPSASDVHHNFVQRWNEASDRELGDGLWPDASSQSLLEFPRVLSRTAGAVPVQIQRTVRRERYFDGTPAVDHTPFAIGGGEHSILDQYLRVIDRARRAIYIEDQAIGAPQIVDALRDALGRGVEVVVLVPADPNDEMAAGRADPENAAFFESLAALGRFDHFALAGIASCLGRGEYQNVYVHAKIALVDDAWCTIGSANIGNRSFFGDTELNASFWHTPTVRALRCELLREHLGRDTAQLDERAALRLYREVARKNAAKRAAGEPMEGLAFALDPATYAS; translated from the coding sequence ATGGAGCGCCACGGCGACTACCTGCCTTTCGTGAGCTCGGGCTCCTACCCGATCCGCGGCGGCAACGCCGTGCGGCCCCTGGTCGACGGCGGGCCGGCGTTCGCGCGCATCTGCGAAGCGATCGAGAACGCGCGCAAGAGCGTGTGGGTCACGGTCGCGTTCCACCGCATGGAGTTCGCCATGCCCGACGGGCACGGGAGCCTGTTCGACGTGCTCGACCGCGCGCAGGCGCGCGGACTGGACGTGCGCGCGCTGTTCTGGCGTCACCCGCAGCTCGAGCAGATCTCGCCCGGCTCGCACTTCGCCGGCACCGAGGCCGACCGCGAGTTCCTGCGCCGGCGCGGCTCGCGCTTCCTGGCGCGCTGGGACCGCGCGCACGGGCGCTACTGCCAGCACCAGAAGAGCTGGCTCGTCGACGCCGGTCAGGCGAGTGAGATCGCGTTCGTGGGCGGGATCAACCTGCACAACTCGTCCGTCGTCGCCCCCGGCCACGCGCCGCGCGCGGGCGGCAGCACGCACGACGTGTACGTCGAGGTGCGCGGTCCGTCCGCGAGCGACGTGCACCACAACTTCGTGCAGCGCTGGAACGAGGCGAGCGACCGCGAGCTCGGCGACGGCCTGTGGCCCGACGCCTCGAGCCAGAGCCTGCTCGAGTTCCCGCGCGTCCTGTCTCGCACCGCCGGCGCCGTGCCGGTGCAGATCCAGCGCACGGTGCGGCGCGAGCGCTACTTCGACGGCACGCCCGCGGTCGACCACACGCCGTTCGCGATCGGCGGCGGCGAGCACTCGATCCTCGACCAGTATCTGCGCGTGATCGACCGCGCGCGGCGCGCGATCTACATCGAGGACCAGGCGATCGGCGCGCCGCAGATCGTCGACGCGCTGCGCGACGCGCTGGGACGCGGGGTCGAGGTGGTGGTGCTCGTGCCCGCGGACCCCAACGACGAGATGGCGGCCGGGCGCGCCGACCCCGAGAACGCGGCGTTCTTCGAGTCACTCGCCGCCCTGGGCCGCTTCGACCACTTCGCGCTGGCGGGCATCGCGTCCTGCCTGGGCCGCGGCGAGTACCAGAACGTGTACGTGCACGCGAAGATCGCGCTGGTCGACGACGCCTGGTGCACGATCGGCTCGGCCAACATCGGCAACCGCTCGTTCTTCGGAGACACCGAGCTCAACGCCTCGTTCTGGCACACGCCCACGGTGCGCGCGCTGCGCTGCGAGCTCCTGCGCGAGCACCTGGGGCGAGACACGGCGCAGCTCGACGAGCGCGCGGCGCTGCGGCTGTACCGC